A genome region from Nicotiana tabacum cultivar K326 chromosome 13, ASM71507v2, whole genome shotgun sequence includes the following:
- the LOC107760165 gene encoding putative U-box domain-containing protein 50 isoform X2: protein MVDLITGLRITKLVMSLTFMKSSSWKSRSAISGSFFVHRQKPEFCELFIICGGKLVFLRERNNEGLIEDDQGEMVANSRSKRQSFKDLVVKMFPENNSAKMKNSCDSPSSASNSSVDQWEKYKDEIENYMSQILSSNAEEIDDFIANENLQNSITEFVMADNLTLQEKREAVKIKFLEIKQTIQLSREEAKGHVRGHAKAQWATTLCTRRAEEIDGCINDEIARKADLKRELDATKEEISELHTEVEITTSRLNSILELQGELSNKLQLSSVARSRAEVKVEKVVKQRTDTLQEIEEYRKQRDVLRRRIEFCREKDAIGNATMLMKPSFEYKEFTAAEIRAATDGFSDRMRLKSGGDWTDVYKARLNHTSVAIKLYSSGDVDSADAFRAKVKLFSHMKHPHILSMIGFCSELRCIVFEYMHNGCLRDILFSSKRSSKRRNKCLNWQARICIAANVCTGLCYLHRAKPRPVAHGNLNPSKILLDRNNVANIHGFRTPLSFDKSDIRSDIRAYGNLVLQILTGRNWAGLVEEAIMMDQTKLIEVLDPMAGEWPLDIALELGRIGIKCLSIHEDKELNMTSLAREVEKVKKLADEIVANGECVVANDRNQDDEDSGEFPNFFLCPILQEVMKNPHVAADGFSYELEAIEEWLKTGRDTSPMTNLRLNDKLLTPNHSLRSLIEDLQKKRSISIR, encoded by the exons ATGGTGGATTTGATCACTGGTCTTAGGATAACAAAATTGGTCATGTCATTGACTTTCATGAAGTCTTCATCATG GAAATCAAGAAGTGCAATAAGTGGATCATTTTTTGTGCATAGACAAAAGCCAGAATTCTGTGAATTATTTATAATATGTGGAGGGAAGTTGGTTTTTCTAAGGGAAAGAAATAATGAAGGATTAATCGAAGATGATCAAGGAGAAATGGTCGCAAATTCAAGATCAAAGAGGCAAAGTTTTAAAGATTTGGTTGTAAAAATGTTCCCTGAAAACAACAGTGCCAAAATGAAAAATTCATGTGATTCACCTTCTTCAGCAAGCAATAGCTCAGTTGATCAATGGGAAAAGTATAAAGATGAAATTGAGAATTACATGAGTCAAATATTATCTTCAAATGCAGaggaaattgatgattttattgcAAATGAAAATCTCCAGAATAGCATTACAGAGTTTGTTATGGCTGATAATTTG ACTTTGCAAGAAAAGAGAGAAGCTGTGAAAATCAAGTTTCTGGAGATCAAACAAACAATACAACTAAGCAGAGAAGAAGCAAAAGGCCATGTTAGAGGACATGCTAAGGCTCAGTGGGCTACCACACTATGTACTAGAAGG GCTGAGGAAATTGATGGTTGCATAAATGATGAAATCGCGCGAAAGGCTGATCTAAAGAGGGAGTTagatgccacaaaagaagagatCAGTGAACTTCATACTGAAGTTGAGATCACGACGAGTAGACTCAACTCAATTCTTGAACTACAAGGCGAGCTCTCAAACAAGCTGCAGCTATCTTCTGTGGCAAGATCACGTGCTGAGGTCAAAGTGGAAAAAGTAGTGAAGCAAAGAACAGATACACTTCAGGAAATTGAGGAGTATAGAAAGCAAAGAGATGTTCTACGACGAAGGATAgagttttgcagggaaaaagacgCGATAGGAAATGCTACAATGCTGATGAAACCGAGTTTTGAGTACAAGGAGTTCACTGCTGCAGAAATTAGAGCAGCTACAGATGGATTTTCGGATCGTATGAGGTTGAAATCTGGTGGTGATTGGACTGATGTGTATAAAGCTAGGCTTAATCACACATCAGTTGCAATTAAACTGTATAGTTCAGGTGATGTAGATTCTGCAGATGCCTTCCGAGCTAAG GTGAAGCTCTTCAGCCACATGAAGCATCCTCATATACTATCGATGATCGGATTTTGTTCTGAGCTAAGGTGCATTGTGTTTGAGTATATGCACAATGGCTGCTTAAGAGACATTCTCTTCTCAAGCAAGAGAAGCTCTAAAAGGAGAAACAAGTGTCTAAACTGGCAAGCTAGGATATGCATTGCAGCCAATGTTTGTACGGGCCTATGCTACCTTCATCGGGCAAAGCCGAGGCCCGTGGCTCATGGCAACCTCAACCCTTCAAAAATCCTTCTTGATCGTAATAATGTGGCGAACATCCATGGTTTTAGGACACCTTTGTCTTTTGATAAATCGGATATAAGATCAGATATCCGGGCTTATGGGAACTTAGTCTTACAGATTCTGACAGGGAGAAACTGGGCCGGGCTTGTCGAGGAGGCGATCATGATGGACCAGACTAAGCTTATTGAAGTACTTGATCCGATGGCCGGAGAGTGGCCATTGGATATAGCACTTGAGCTTGGAAGAATAGGAATAAAGTGTTTGTCTATTCATGAAGATAAGGAGTTAAACATGACTAGTTTGGCAAGAGAAGTAGAGAAAGTGAAGAAATTAGCTGATGAAATAGTAGCAAATGGTGAATGTGTTGTGGCAAATGACAGAAATCAAGATGATGAAGACTCAGGAGAGTTCCCTAATTTCTTCCTTTGCCCCATTTTGCAG GAAGTGATGAAGAATCCACATGTTGCAGCTGATGGATTTTCATATGAGCTAGAAGCCATAGAAGAATGGCTAAAAACTGGAAGAGATACATCACCAATGACAAATTTAAGGCTCAACGACAAGCTTCTCACACCTAATCATAGTTTACGGTCTCTAATCGAAGATTTGCAAAAGAAAAGATCAATTTCTATCAGATAG
- the LOC107760165 gene encoding putative U-box domain-containing protein 50 isoform X1 — translation MAMELEVKKKVYVAINSNLHDGFLTLQWALKRWSSQSITIVILYASNNICKNFVITPMGKLPAGSVNEEKLKDLEKFEEAKNQKILWRYKVFCANVKVEAIKIEGYDESIQEIMVDLITGLRITKLVMSLTFMKSSSWKSRSAISGSFFVHRQKPEFCELFIICGGKLVFLRERNNEGLIEDDQGEMVANSRSKRQSFKDLVVKMFPENNSAKMKNSCDSPSSASNSSVDQWEKYKDEIENYMSQILSSNAEEIDDFIANENLQNSITEFVMADNLTLQEKREAVKIKFLEIKQTIQLSREEAKGHVRGHAKAQWATTLCTRRAEEIDGCINDEIARKADLKRELDATKEEISELHTEVEITTSRLNSILELQGELSNKLQLSSVARSRAEVKVEKVVKQRTDTLQEIEEYRKQRDVLRRRIEFCREKDAIGNATMLMKPSFEYKEFTAAEIRAATDGFSDRMRLKSGGDWTDVYKARLNHTSVAIKLYSSGDVDSADAFRAKVKLFSHMKHPHILSMIGFCSELRCIVFEYMHNGCLRDILFSSKRSSKRRNKCLNWQARICIAANVCTGLCYLHRAKPRPVAHGNLNPSKILLDRNNVANIHGFRTPLSFDKSDIRSDIRAYGNLVLQILTGRNWAGLVEEAIMMDQTKLIEVLDPMAGEWPLDIALELGRIGIKCLSIHEDKELNMTSLAREVEKVKKLADEIVANGECVVANDRNQDDEDSGEFPNFFLCPILQEVMKNPHVAADGFSYELEAIEEWLKTGRDTSPMTNLRLNDKLLTPNHSLRSLIEDLQKKRSISIR, via the exons ATGGCTATGGAGTTGGAGGTGAAAAAGAAGGTTTATGTAGCAATTAATTCAAATCTTCATGATGGTTTTTTGACTTTACAATGGGCACTCAAAAGATGGTCTTCTCAATCAATCACAATTGTCATTCTTTATGCTTCTAATAACATATGTAAAAACTTTGTTATTACACCAA TGGGAAAGCTACCTGCAGGTTCAGTGAATGAAGAAAAACTGAAAGATCTTGAGAAGTTTGAAGAAGCAAAGAACCAAAAGATACTTTGGAGATACAAAGTTTTTTGTGCCAAT GTTAAAGTTGAAGCAATCAAGATTGAAGGATATGATGAATCAATTCAAGAAATTATGGTGGATTTGATCACTGGTCTTAGGATAACAAAATTGGTCATGTCATTGACTTTCATGAAGTCTTCATCATG GAAATCAAGAAGTGCAATAAGTGGATCATTTTTTGTGCATAGACAAAAGCCAGAATTCTGTGAATTATTTATAATATGTGGAGGGAAGTTGGTTTTTCTAAGGGAAAGAAATAATGAAGGATTAATCGAAGATGATCAAGGAGAAATGGTCGCAAATTCAAGATCAAAGAGGCAAAGTTTTAAAGATTTGGTTGTAAAAATGTTCCCTGAAAACAACAGTGCCAAAATGAAAAATTCATGTGATTCACCTTCTTCAGCAAGCAATAGCTCAGTTGATCAATGGGAAAAGTATAAAGATGAAATTGAGAATTACATGAGTCAAATATTATCTTCAAATGCAGaggaaattgatgattttattgcAAATGAAAATCTCCAGAATAGCATTACAGAGTTTGTTATGGCTGATAATTTG ACTTTGCAAGAAAAGAGAGAAGCTGTGAAAATCAAGTTTCTGGAGATCAAACAAACAATACAACTAAGCAGAGAAGAAGCAAAAGGCCATGTTAGAGGACATGCTAAGGCTCAGTGGGCTACCACACTATGTACTAGAAGG GCTGAGGAAATTGATGGTTGCATAAATGATGAAATCGCGCGAAAGGCTGATCTAAAGAGGGAGTTagatgccacaaaagaagagatCAGTGAACTTCATACTGAAGTTGAGATCACGACGAGTAGACTCAACTCAATTCTTGAACTACAAGGCGAGCTCTCAAACAAGCTGCAGCTATCTTCTGTGGCAAGATCACGTGCTGAGGTCAAAGTGGAAAAAGTAGTGAAGCAAAGAACAGATACACTTCAGGAAATTGAGGAGTATAGAAAGCAAAGAGATGTTCTACGACGAAGGATAgagttttgcagggaaaaagacgCGATAGGAAATGCTACAATGCTGATGAAACCGAGTTTTGAGTACAAGGAGTTCACTGCTGCAGAAATTAGAGCAGCTACAGATGGATTTTCGGATCGTATGAGGTTGAAATCTGGTGGTGATTGGACTGATGTGTATAAAGCTAGGCTTAATCACACATCAGTTGCAATTAAACTGTATAGTTCAGGTGATGTAGATTCTGCAGATGCCTTCCGAGCTAAG GTGAAGCTCTTCAGCCACATGAAGCATCCTCATATACTATCGATGATCGGATTTTGTTCTGAGCTAAGGTGCATTGTGTTTGAGTATATGCACAATGGCTGCTTAAGAGACATTCTCTTCTCAAGCAAGAGAAGCTCTAAAAGGAGAAACAAGTGTCTAAACTGGCAAGCTAGGATATGCATTGCAGCCAATGTTTGTACGGGCCTATGCTACCTTCATCGGGCAAAGCCGAGGCCCGTGGCTCATGGCAACCTCAACCCTTCAAAAATCCTTCTTGATCGTAATAATGTGGCGAACATCCATGGTTTTAGGACACCTTTGTCTTTTGATAAATCGGATATAAGATCAGATATCCGGGCTTATGGGAACTTAGTCTTACAGATTCTGACAGGGAGAAACTGGGCCGGGCTTGTCGAGGAGGCGATCATGATGGACCAGACTAAGCTTATTGAAGTACTTGATCCGATGGCCGGAGAGTGGCCATTGGATATAGCACTTGAGCTTGGAAGAATAGGAATAAAGTGTTTGTCTATTCATGAAGATAAGGAGTTAAACATGACTAGTTTGGCAAGAGAAGTAGAGAAAGTGAAGAAATTAGCTGATGAAATAGTAGCAAATGGTGAATGTGTTGTGGCAAATGACAGAAATCAAGATGATGAAGACTCAGGAGAGTTCCCTAATTTCTTCCTTTGCCCCATTTTGCAG GAAGTGATGAAGAATCCACATGTTGCAGCTGATGGATTTTCATATGAGCTAGAAGCCATAGAAGAATGGCTAAAAACTGGAAGAGATACATCACCAATGACAAATTTAAGGCTCAACGACAAGCTTCTCACACCTAATCATAGTTTACGGTCTCTAATCGAAGATTTGCAAAAGAAAAGATCAATTTCTATCAGATAG